A window from Streptomyces sp. NBC_00299 encodes these proteins:
- a CDS encoding carbohydrate ABC transporter permease, with protein sequence MTSVTEADRPVRRAPGGKPRQRRVTDHGAWFLVLPALIPILVLSVGPLLYGILLSFTDAQSGRTQPTQWIGGLNFRDLLDDTLFWESFRIGLVWAVGVTVPQFLLALGLALLLNEDLRLRWLARALAIIPWAMPEVVVGVMWRLVYNPDAGILNETLRDLGLGDGRDWLSGLGTALPAVILVGIWAGMPTTTVALLAGLQNTPRELHEAAAVDGAGAWRRFRTVTWPALRPVALSITALNLIWNFNSFALVYVLTSGGPGGRTRLPMLFAYEEAFRYGQFGYAAAMGCVMVAVISIVLAVILVGRIRGGDEA encoded by the coding sequence GTGACATCGGTGACCGAGGCGGACAGGCCGGTGAGACGCGCGCCGGGCGGCAAGCCGCGACAGCGGCGCGTCACGGATCACGGCGCCTGGTTCCTCGTACTCCCCGCGCTGATCCCCATCCTCGTCCTGAGCGTCGGACCGCTTCTCTACGGCATCCTGCTGTCCTTCACCGACGCCCAGTCCGGACGGACCCAGCCCACCCAGTGGATCGGCGGTCTCAACTTCCGGGACCTGCTGGACGACACGCTGTTCTGGGAGTCGTTCCGGATCGGCCTGGTCTGGGCCGTCGGCGTGACCGTGCCGCAGTTCCTGCTGGCGCTGGGCCTCGCGCTCCTCCTCAACGAGGACCTGCGGCTGCGCTGGCTGGCCCGCGCCCTGGCGATCATCCCGTGGGCCATGCCCGAGGTCGTCGTCGGCGTGATGTGGCGGCTGGTCTACAACCCCGACGCGGGCATCCTCAACGAGACCCTGCGCGACCTGGGCCTCGGCGACGGCCGTGACTGGCTCAGCGGGCTCGGCACCGCCCTGCCCGCCGTGATCCTCGTGGGCATCTGGGCCGGGATGCCGACCACGACGGTCGCCCTGCTCGCCGGCCTCCAGAACACCCCGCGCGAACTGCACGAGGCCGCGGCCGTGGACGGCGCCGGGGCCTGGCGCCGCTTCCGCACGGTCACCTGGCCGGCCCTGCGGCCCGTCGCCCTGTCCATCACGGCGCTCAACCTCATCTGGAACTTCAACTCCTTCGCCCTGGTCTACGTGCTCACCAGCGGCGGCCCCGGCGGCCGCACCCGACTGCCCATGCTCTTCGCCTACGAAGAGGCCTTCCGCTACGGACAGTTCGGCTACGCGGCGGCGATGGGATGCGTGATGGTCGCGGTGATCTCGATCGTCCTCGCCGTCATCCTCGTCGGCCGGATCAGGGGAGGTGACGAGGCATGA
- a CDS encoding DMT family transporter: MSDVRRTDAVLLLVALVWGSSYLSAQTATAALPVLLVLFARYGLSALACLGLIASGRRGSRRWTRAELRAGLPLGVTQAAVLLVETYGVAHTSAANAGLIISLTIVLTPLLDRGGRHGSLPLSFFAATGVCILAVGLLMSGNGFHAPRLGDLLMLGAAVIRAGHVALVGRFTTGRAIRPLQLTTVQTLVGAALFLPAAALDLPTLVHADPATWAQLVYLALFCSVFAFLAQTWAVQRTSASRASLLLGTEPVWAVAVGVALGGDHLTPLTGLGAALMVAGTYWGQAVERAHRSTPDPSLTASQAHANTHAHAHAHALSKDPECPSTPTTPTTT, encoded by the coding sequence GTGTCCGATGTCCGACGTACCGATGCGGTACTCCTCCTGGTCGCGCTCGTCTGGGGCTCCAGCTATCTGTCCGCCCAGACGGCGACGGCTGCGCTCCCCGTGCTGCTGGTGCTCTTCGCCCGCTACGGCCTGTCCGCCCTCGCCTGTCTCGGCCTCATCGCGTCCGGGCGGCGCGGCTCGCGCCGATGGACGCGTGCCGAGCTGCGCGCCGGTCTGCCCCTCGGGGTGACGCAGGCCGCGGTCCTGCTCGTGGAGACGTACGGCGTCGCCCACACCAGCGCCGCCAACGCCGGCCTCATCATCAGCCTGACCATCGTCCTCACCCCGCTCCTCGACCGCGGCGGACGCCACGGCTCACTGCCCCTCTCCTTCTTCGCCGCGACCGGTGTGTGCATCCTGGCCGTGGGGCTCCTGATGTCCGGCAACGGCTTCCACGCGCCCCGCCTAGGCGACCTGCTGATGCTGGGCGCCGCCGTCATCCGGGCCGGGCATGTTGCGCTCGTCGGCCGCTTCACCACCGGGCGCGCGATCCGCCCGCTGCAGCTGACGACCGTGCAGACTCTCGTCGGCGCGGCCCTGTTCCTGCCGGCCGCCGCCCTCGACCTGCCGACGCTGGTCCACGCCGACCCGGCGACCTGGGCCCAGCTCGTCTATCTCGCCCTGTTCTGCAGCGTGTTCGCCTTCCTGGCACAGACGTGGGCCGTGCAGCGCACCTCCGCCAGCCGGGCCAGCCTGCTGCTGGGCACCGAGCCTGTCTGGGCGGTCGCGGTGGGCGTGGCCCTCGGCGGCGACCACCTCACCCCGCTCACCGGCCTCGGAGCGGCCCTCATGGTGGCCGGCACCTACTGGGGTCAGGCTGTGGAACGTGCGCACCGCAGCACACCGGACCCCTCGCTCACCG
- a CDS encoding carbohydrate ABC transporter permease: protein MRTSRTGRAGQYVALLAYLLFLAFPFLWLISTAFKPPRELGSLHPTWIPKDPTLANFRQAFDEQPLLDAALNSLIAALGAALIAVLLATPMAYVMARRRTLLARAATGWVIVSQAFPLVLVIIPLFLVLRNLGLINSVPGLIMVYVVWALPFALWMLVGYVRAVPPELEEAASVDGAGRLRTLVSVTAPLLAPGIVATAMFAFVTAWNEFFFALVLLKTPEKQTLPVVLTHFIGAEGVADLGPLAAAAFLATLPSLVVFALIQRRITGGMLAGAVKN from the coding sequence ATGAGGACCAGCCGAACCGGCCGCGCCGGACAGTATGTCGCCCTGCTCGCGTACCTCCTCTTCCTCGCCTTCCCCTTCCTCTGGCTGATCTCCACCGCCTTCAAACCCCCACGCGAGCTGGGCAGTCTGCACCCCACCTGGATCCCGAAGGACCCCACCCTCGCCAACTTCCGCCAGGCCTTCGACGAACAGCCCCTCCTGGACGCCGCCCTCAACTCGCTGATCGCCGCACTCGGCGCGGCCCTGATCGCCGTACTGCTCGCGACCCCGATGGCCTACGTCATGGCCCGCAGGCGCACGCTGCTCGCGCGAGCCGCGACGGGCTGGGTGATCGTCAGCCAGGCGTTCCCGCTCGTGCTGGTGATCATCCCGCTGTTCCTGGTGCTGAGGAACCTGGGGCTGATCAACTCGGTGCCGGGTCTGATCATGGTGTACGTGGTGTGGGCGCTGCCGTTCGCGCTGTGGATGCTCGTCGGATACGTCCGTGCGGTGCCGCCCGAGTTGGAGGAGGCGGCGTCGGTCGACGGGGCCGGGCGCCTACGGACCCTGGTCTCGGTGACCGCGCCGCTGCTGGCGCCCGGGATCGTGGCGACGGCGATGTTCGCGTTCGTCACGGCGTGGAACGAGTTCTTCTTCGCGCTCGTTCTGCTGAAGACCCCGGAGAAGCAGACCCTGCCGGTCGTCCTCACGCACTTCATCGGCGCGGAGGGAGTCGCGGACCTCGGCCCGCTGGCCGCCGCCGCGTTCCTCGCGACGCTGCCCTCGCTGGTCGTGTTCGCGCTCATCCAGCGGCGGATCACGGGCGGCATGCTCGCCGGGGCGGTGAAGAACTGA
- a CDS encoding SCO4402 family protein: MRAEIIASVRALADPAYQRRVWIGREYPSPDYYDDLTLTVNILYDDTTVLADPQAALGRTLSSDAEVAAMSRLADELTRALDEVGRDEPDERYLASPVWPGVVDAASAALDVLTAGK, translated from the coding sequence ATGCGGGCGGAGATCATCGCATCGGTGCGTGCTCTGGCCGATCCGGCGTACCAGCGCAGGGTGTGGATCGGCCGCGAGTATCCGTCGCCGGACTACTACGACGACCTCACTCTCACCGTGAACATCCTCTATGACGACACCACGGTCCTCGCCGACCCGCAGGCCGCACTGGGCCGAACCCTGTCCAGCGATGCGGAGGTGGCGGCCATGAGCAGGCTGGCCGACGAGCTGACCCGTGCCTTGGACGAGGTCGGTCGTGACGAGCCGGACGAGCGGTATCTGGCCTCCCCCGTCTGGCCCGGCGTGGTCGACGCGGCCTCGGCAGCCCTGGACGTGCTGACTGCAGGCAAGTGA
- a CDS encoding LysR family transcriptional regulator, whose amino-acid sequence MDERQLRILRELGELGSVTAVAEALLVTPSAISQQLRLLQRAIAVPLTERQGRRLVLTDAGQALAGAAVEVETALARARRTVDDFVGRPDGEVSVAAFHSAGAAFFPPLLRALAAPGKPVPRLADEDVPQEDFPRLTREYDIVLAHRLDHAPPWPDTVTATTLLREPLDVAMPADHPLAAKRRVTPRDVADEPWITVHDGFPVLAVIEAIAASAGRRLHLAHRINEFTVVAEAVAAGGGIALMPRWTTRRHPALVLRPLSRVQARRHIDALYRPERTARSAVRAVLTELRRAARDIQNRDIQSRETMAR is encoded by the coding sequence ATGGACGAACGGCAGCTGCGGATCCTGCGGGAGCTCGGCGAACTGGGCAGTGTCACGGCGGTCGCCGAGGCGTTGTTGGTGACGCCGTCGGCGATCTCCCAGCAGCTACGGCTGCTCCAGCGGGCGATCGCGGTGCCGCTCACCGAGCGGCAGGGGCGGCGCCTGGTGCTCACCGATGCCGGGCAGGCGCTGGCGGGCGCGGCCGTCGAGGTGGAGACGGCGCTGGCGCGCGCCAGGCGCACCGTCGACGACTTCGTCGGGCGGCCGGACGGGGAGGTGTCGGTGGCGGCGTTCCACAGCGCGGGTGCCGCGTTCTTCCCGCCGCTGCTCAGGGCGCTCGCCGCTCCGGGCAAGCCGGTGCCGAGGCTCGCCGACGAGGACGTGCCGCAGGAGGACTTCCCCCGGCTCACCCGGGAGTACGACATCGTCCTCGCCCACCGTCTGGATCACGCCCCGCCCTGGCCGGACACGGTGACCGCGACGACGCTGCTGCGCGAGCCGCTGGACGTGGCCATGCCCGCCGACCATCCCCTGGCCGCCAAGCGCCGTGTCACTCCGCGCGATGTGGCGGACGAGCCATGGATCACGGTGCACGACGGCTTCCCGGTACTGGCGGTCATCGAAGCCATCGCCGCGTCGGCCGGCCGGCGCCTCCATCTGGCCCACCGCATCAACGAGTTCACGGTGGTGGCCGAGGCGGTGGCGGCGGGCGGCGGCATCGCCCTGATGCCACGCTGGACGACGCGCCGACATCCGGCCCTCGTCCTCCGGCCGCTCAGCAGAGTGCAGGCACGCCGTCACATCGACGCCCTGTACCGCCCGGAACGCACGGCCAGATCGGCGGTCCGAGCGGTGCTGACCGAACTACGCCGGGCCGCACGGGACATCCAGAACCGCGACATCCAGAGCAGGGAAACGATGGCCCGGTGA
- a CDS encoding phosphotransferase enzyme family protein, translating into MDEARARDVLGAAGVLPGPARDARLLALGENAVFAAGDLVVKVGRDAELLGRARRELDIAVWLEEAGVPAVRAAEPKALLVEGHPVTVWHRLPDPVRPAEPRDLAELLRVVHALPTPSFELSPRELLGGVERWLRLAGDAIDPADAAYLRERRDGFAAAAAGLTPRLAPGPIHGDALPRNVHVGPDGPVLVDLETFSADLREHDLVVMALSRDRYGLPAAAYDSFVETYGWDVREWEGCSVLRGARETASCAWVSQHAPSNPKALAEFERRVASLREGDDAVQWYPF; encoded by the coding sequence ATGGACGAGGCACGGGCGCGGGACGTACTGGGTGCGGCGGGGGTACTGCCCGGTCCGGCCCGGGACGCGCGACTGCTCGCCCTCGGTGAGAACGCGGTGTTCGCCGCCGGTGACCTGGTCGTCAAAGTGGGCCGGGACGCCGAACTCCTCGGCCGGGCGCGGCGCGAACTGGACATCGCCGTGTGGCTGGAAGAGGCGGGCGTGCCGGCGGTGCGGGCAGCCGAGCCCAAGGCGCTGCTGGTGGAGGGGCACCCGGTGACCGTGTGGCACCGCCTCCCCGACCCGGTACGGCCCGCCGAGCCAAGGGATTTGGCCGAACTGCTACGGGTCGTGCACGCCCTGCCCACGCCCTCCTTCGAGCTGTCGCCCCGCGAGCTGCTGGGCGGCGTGGAGCGGTGGCTGCGGCTGGCCGGCGACGCGATCGATCCGGCGGACGCGGCGTACTTGCGGGAGCGGCGGGACGGATTCGCGGCGGCTGCGGCCGGGCTGACGCCCCGTCTGGCCCCCGGGCCGATCCACGGGGACGCATTGCCGCGCAATGTCCATGTGGGCCCGGACGGGCCGGTCCTGGTCGACCTGGAGACCTTCTCCGCCGATCTGCGCGAGCACGACCTGGTGGTCATGGCGCTCTCGCGCGATCGGTACGGGTTGCCTGCGGCGGCCTACGACTCCTTCGTCGAGACCTACGGCTGGGATGTACGGGAGTGGGAGGGCTGCTCGGTGCTGCGCGGAGCCCGGGAGACGGCGAGTTGCGCATGGGTTTCCCAGCATGCGCCGAGCAACCCGAAGGCGCTGGCCGAGTTCGAGCGGCGGGTGGCGTCGTTGCGGGAGGGGGATGATGCTGTGCAGTGGTATCCGTTCTGA